In one Mus caroli chromosome 14, CAROLI_EIJ_v1.1, whole genome shotgun sequence genomic region, the following are encoded:
- the C14H10orf71 gene encoding cardiac-enriched FHL2-interacting protein, whose product MQGNKKCTDGFSDTSSIGSVLDEADREVSNLTDRAFRSLCISEDTSFHDSDLALSPDVTSQVSGTFHQETVGHANRKSGIWSQLPSQGTEHSGWAATFQQQPKYVQGEEKYPKNSPLPTPVQRRLEVPISGLRSSSKPISKVSSLIRSFDRTETQSCDSRPPPSKPPALKSTPKFAHPPESGVNFCFDSAFLTVRRVPAEVSNTHQGSHQPGRAPGEQESPKNPEIASHSSDSLLRTPDHVAGSFEPRYPSPPLKPATAEPGRGKEWIPRRTFLHSENSAFESWNTHQPKLRERKDIAETTPESKAPKHYEDMPLLKEPYSAESKVSPYQGQANCAQEENRSPSGIQSTSGAWGARDPGSQLFPVEGNASQIDPQMKRSQAPWRKPKTGKGGTDGPPDALEDKKQPNRRGLPLYSKLNPQGQLPENGVLDMPEESSDHYNPPFNISKLLTPIISTKHVLETSDTQPVEISPSPPGQLNGYQEKESSEAQSRDSYKSKAPSLLFNLKDVRKRVKSTYSPLPLLKGFDEKTRGKLDSKQEPLSNGVTLPNGLEENPPTELLPDNVPGVLHSSTQKDPAINSSESFADSHPTLSSPSASSQTHFCVNGEAEESSNEKEEANGESEQDPSKGGGHPDSRENLPRKHLSLKLFNRESEMGPAMAEMKPHQLENGLSRSVSQETETERETGFQSLPLNQKFSPGPLSPEEEDVFYSDSQSDFTPCRQTKAKFSTSSSDQSFASFEDQQKVWFTEGPREDRKSHVSAGDKQKDEKETLVEKEESQQCASRNEHRGVDEHRQEEIQRKAQGVSGGRPRKASTEDVSDRGSWMGADKDTAHTHAKDPTPLPASTNKHRLFPIKDNTLRATPVIRPIILPLLRTVSSEDSLSSGHKENELPKQLWGEDAGGLSASESQEMPNTPLSNNVPGTQLRCVVCEDVQEDPVHTAAQDETSQQTRKGSFSFLPLVEEGNSMKPSPDTAEEGLAQEKSRSADSGKLGVPQRIPTIALPPDDLEDSPPSLPQHTYWEEQGFKGHFLSAPRAGPFGRRLVPSEAETSPNPSSLGESSTCSPAASSIWEEASQAAGEHWQRQEPPGPSPWASPGPTGLTRREDMTHGLPWEAEGSDPSDFRTLSPRRILLADAAEKPEPPALLEKAAGKPPAVPPKTEKALRRAKKLASKRRKSDQLLEKHTEAWEGKSFTEDIQGTERRPVSPGKGPRPRFPAIRSLPPPTHRHSVSCGWEPTGRRPWGPQSLMPLPPYPATQKVLQDPQSGQYFVFDVPLQVKIKTFYDPETGKYVKVSVPSSEEASSEPPLQDALAAPYLLYPGFRPVPVTSVMPLRCSSQLAAPTFLRQGSGHRPQSSQGARLQPPHERLGESTQHASAQCPRGPSHSPEEESAEAPSLSIISTDDLEDFATEGVS is encoded by the coding sequence ATGCAAGGAAACAAAAAATGCACAGACGGGTTCAGTGATACCTCCAGCATCGGCAGTGTGCTGGATGAAGCAGACAGGGAAGTGAGCAACCTCACAGACAGGGCATTCCGGAGTCTGTGCATCTCGGAGGACACATCCTTCCATGACTCTGACCTGGCCCTGTCCCCAGATGTCACCAGCCAGGTGTCAGGGACTTTTCACCAGGAAACAGTGGGCCATGCCAACAGGAAAAGTGGGATTTGGAGCCAGCTTCCATCTCAAGGCACAGAGCATTCTGGCTGGGCAGCCACCTTCCAACAGCAACCCAAGTACGTTCAGGGGGAAGAAAAGTACCCCAAAAACAGTCCTCTGCCAACCCCAGTCCAGAGGAGACTGGAGGTGCCCATTTCAGGCCTGAGGAGCAGCAGCAAGCCCATCTCCAAAGTCTCATCACTTATTAGATCCTTTGACAGGACAGAGACTCAATCTTGTGACAGCCGGCCTCCTCCCAGCAAGCCTCCGGCTCTCAAAAGTACCCCCAAGTTTGCACATCCCCCAGAAAGTGGTGTCAACTTCTGCTTTGATTCGGCCTTTCTGACTGTCAGGAGGGTGCCTGCTGAAGTCTCCAACACCCATCAGGGCAGCCACCAGCCTGGCAGGGCTCCTGGAGAACAAGAGTCTCCCAAGAACCCAGAAATAGCCTCTCACAGCTCAGACAGCCTCCTCCGGACACCTGACCATGTGGCTGGCTCATTTGAGCCAAGGTATCCCTCTCCACCTCTCAAGCCAGCCACAGCTGagccaggaagagggaaggagtggATTCCAAGGAGGACTTTTCTGCACAGTGAAAACAGTGCCTTTGAGTCGTGGAACACCCACCAACCAAAGCTCCGGGAGAGAAAGGACATTGCTGAAACCACCCCCGAAAGCAAAGCCCCCAAACATTATGAAGACATGCCTTTGCTAAAGGAGCCCTACTCTGCAGAGTCCAAAGTCTCCCCCTACCAGGGCCAAGCTAACTGTGCCCAGGAAGAGAACAGGTCACCGTCAGGGATCCAATCCACATCTGGAGCCTGGGGTGCCAGGGATCCAGGATCCCAGCTATTCCCTGTAGAGGGAAATGCTTCACAGATTGACCCTCAGATGAAGCGGAGTCAGGCCCCATGGAGGAAGCCAAAGACTGGCAAAGGAGGGACAGATGGTCCACCTGATGCTTTGGAAGACAAGAAACAGCCCAATAGGAGAGGTCTACCTCTGTATTCAAAGCTTAACCCTCAGGGTCAACTTCCAGAAAACGGTGTTCTAGACATGCCAGAAGAGTCCAGTGACCATTACAATCCCCCCTTTAACATCAGCAAACTCCTCACCCCAATTATATCTACAAAGCATGTCCTGGAAACTTCAGACACCCAACCAGTGGAAATAAGCCCATCCCCTCCAGGACAGCTAAATGGATACCAGGAGAAGGAGTCCAGTGAGGCTCAGTCTCGGGATAGCTACAAATCCAAAGCACCCAGCCTGCTGTTCAACCTAAAAGATGTTCGGAAACGTGTCAAGAGTACATACAGTCCCTTGCCTCTCTTAAAAGGCTTTGATGAGAAAACCAGAGGTAAACTTGATAGCAAGCAAGAACCTCTGAGCAATGGGGTCACCCTTCCCAATGGGCTTGAAGAAAACCCTCCCACAGAGCTCTTGCCAGATAATGTCCCTGGTGTTTTGCACAGCAGTACGCAGAAGGATCCTGCTATCAACTCTAGCGAATCCTTTGCAGACAGCCACCCGACCCTCAGTTCACCTTCAGCTAGCTCCCAAACCCACTTCTGTGTCAATGGAGAAGCTGAAGAAAGCAGtaatgagaaggaagaagccaaCGGAGAGTCAGAGCAGGATCCCTCCAAGGGTGGCGGGCATCCAGACTCCAGGGAAAACCTTCCCCGGAAACATCTCTCCCTGAAACTCTTCAACAGGGAGTCTGAAATGGGACCGGCTATGGCGGAAATGAAGCCCCACCAGCTAGAGAATGGGCTCTCGAGATCCgtctcccaggagacagagactgagcGAGAAACGGGGTTCCAGAGTCTACCCTTGAACCAGAAGTTCTCCCCAGGACCCCTTTCCCCTGAGGAAGAGGATGTGTTTTACAGCGACAGCCAGTCTGATTTCACTCCATGCCGCCAAACAAAGGCTAAATTCAGCACCAGCTCTTCAGACCAATCCTTTGCTTCTTTTGAAGATCAGCAGAAGGTGTGGTTTACAGAAGGCCCCCGGGAAGACAGGAAGAgtcatgtgagtgcaggtgacaAGCAGAAGGACGAGAAGGAGACGTTGGTGGAGAAAGAAGAGTCACAGCAATGTGCCTCACGTAATGAACACAGAGGTGTGGATGAGCACAGacaggaggaaatacaaagaaaagcacAAGGTGTTTCAGGAGGAAGACCCAGGAAAGCATCCACGGAGGACGTCAGTGACAGAGGCTCGTGGATGGGGGCTGATAAGGACACAGCTCATACACACGCCAAGGACCCAACCCCCTTGCCAGCCTCTACCAACAAGCACAGACTGTTCCCAATTAAAGACAACACACTCAGGGCCACCCCAGTGATAAGGCCTATTATTCTGCCTCTCCTGAGGACAGTCTCCTCAGAGGACTCACTGAGCAGTGGACACAAAGAGAATGAATTGCCAAAGCAACTGTGGGGCGAAGATGCTGGTGGTCTTAGTGCTTCAGAAAGCCAAGAAATGCCTAACACCCCACTCTCCAATAACGTGCCGGGCACACAGCtcaggtgtgtggtgtgtgaggaCGTGCAGGAGGACCCAGTACACACCGCAGCCCAGGATGAGACTTCTCAGCAAACCCGGAAGGGGAGTTTCTCTTTTCTACCACTGGTGGAAGAGGGGAACAGCATGAAACCATCCCCAGATACGGCAGAAGAAGGGCTagcacaggagaaaagcagatcAGCAGACTCGGGGAAACTGGGGGTTCCACAGCGTATCCCCACGATCGCTTTACCCCCGGATGACTTAGAAGACTCGCCCCCGTCGCTGCCACAACATACCTATTGGGAAGAACAAGGTTTCAAAGGCCACTTTTTGTCTGCACCGAGAGCAGGACCGTTTGGAAGAAGGTTGGTCCCCAGTGAGGCAGAgacttcccccaaccccagctctCTAGGAGAGAGCAGCACGTGCTCTCCCGCAGCCAGCAGTATTTGGGAAGAGGCTTCCCAGGCCGCTGGGGAACACTGGCAGCGCCAAGAGCCTCCTGGCCCCAGCCCCTGGGCCAGCCCGGGTCCTACGGGGCTAACTCGGAGGGAGGACATGACCCATGGCCTCCCATGGGAAGCTGAAGGTTCGGATCCCTCAGATTTCAGGACCCTCTCTCCGAGACGCATTTTGCTAGCTGATGCTGCTGAGAAACCTGAGCCCCCTGCTCTGCTGGAGAAGGCGGCAGGCAAGCCCCCTGCAGTCCCGCCCAAGACCGAGAAGGCCCTGCGCAGGGCGAAGAAGCTGGCaagcaagaggaggaagagtgatCAGTTGCTGGAGAAGCATACCGAGGCCTGGGAGGGCAAGTCCTTCACAGAGGACATTCAGGGGACAGAGCGAAGGCCTGTGTCTCCTGGAAAGGGGCCTCGGCCCAGGTTCCCTGCCATTCGCTCCCTGCCCCCGCCCACGCACCGCCACTCAGTGTCCTGTGGCTGGGAGCCCACAGGGAGGCGGCCTTGGGGACCCCAGTCCCTCATGCCTCTTCCCCCTTACCCCGCCACCCAGAAGGTGCTCCAGGATCCCCAGTCAGGACAATACTTCGTCTTCGATGTGCCTCTCCAAGTGAAAATCAAGACTTTCTATGACCCTGAGACGGGCAAGTATGTCAAGGTCTCTGTCCCATCCTCGGAGGAGGCCTCCTCAGAGCCACCTCTGCAGGATGCTCTGGCTGCTCCCTACCTACTGTACCCTGGCTTCCGACCAGTGCCTGTGACTTCCGTGATGCCCCTGCGCTGCTCCTCTCAGCTTGCAGCCCCCACCTTTCTCAGGCAGGGTTCTGGCCACAggccccagagttcccagggcgCTCGACTGCAGCCTCCCCATGAACGACTGGGCGAGTCTACCCAGCATGCCTCTGCCCAGTGCCCCCGTGGGCCTTCCCATAGTCCAGAGGAAGAGAGTGCAGAAGCTCCAAGCCTAAGTATCATCTCCACAGATGACCTAGAGGACTTTGCCACCGAGGGTGTTTCTTGA